A single genomic interval of Streptomyces graminofaciens harbors:
- a CDS encoding replication-relaxation family protein produces MTTTFEAVSSGRTPSPIEPLPHQLLAVLGQHRMATTGQLHDLLRPGMARQTVSTPLNKLRREGLVDYTVLPASNRSRAWYLTGEGARLVRGFPALRGRPPYSIASAAAASLKTPHTLTVVRTHLAFVADARRRGDEHGHLDWTPEISHPLSDGEKIITDAVMYYTLIGEDQRTKLRAFVEVDRTTMSSERLALKLIEYARLWSYEPQPVGRSRARQSVVPGAVWLRWYPVFPRVLFVLTGASRYVLGNRINDLQAMVAQHPLVGTLARQVPLGAAVLDDLELQGPTGDVWVPLAGGEPRPWTDL; encoded by the coding sequence GTGACCACCACCTTCGAGGCCGTGTCGTCCGGCCGCACTCCGAGTCCCATCGAGCCGCTGCCGCATCAGCTCCTGGCCGTGCTGGGTCAGCACCGGATGGCGACTACCGGTCAGCTCCACGACCTGCTGCGGCCCGGCATGGCGCGGCAGACCGTCTCCACACCGTTGAACAAGCTGCGCCGTGAGGGCCTGGTGGACTACACGGTGCTGCCCGCTTCCAACCGGTCCCGTGCCTGGTATCTGACGGGTGAGGGGGCACGGCTGGTGAGGGGCTTCCCCGCGCTGAGGGGCCGGCCGCCGTATTCGATCGCCTCGGCCGCCGCTGCCTCGTTGAAGACGCCTCACACCCTGACCGTGGTCCGCACCCACCTGGCGTTCGTCGCCGATGCCCGCAGGCGTGGCGACGAGCACGGCCACCTGGACTGGACGCCTGAGATCTCCCACCCCCTCAGCGACGGCGAGAAGATCATCACGGATGCGGTGATGTACTACACGCTCATCGGTGAGGATCAGCGGACGAAGCTCAGGGCGTTCGTAGAGGTCGACCGGACGACCATGAGCAGCGAGCGCCTCGCACTGAAGTTGATCGAGTACGCGCGGCTGTGGTCGTACGAGCCACAGCCTGTCGGCCGGTCCCGAGCGCGTCAGTCGGTTGTTCCCGGTGCCGTCTGGCTGCGCTGGTATCCCGTGTTCCCCCGGGTCCTGTTCGTGCTCACCGGCGCCTCCCGGTACGTCCTGGGCAACAGGATCAACGACCTGCAGGCCATGGTCGCGCAGCACCCGCTCGTGGGCACGCTGGCCCGGCAGGTGCCTCTGGGCGCGGCGGTCCTGGACGACCTCGAACTCCAGGGGCCTACCGGCGATGTCTGGGTCCCTCTGGCCGGCGGCGAGCCGCGGCCGTGGACCGACCTGTGA
- a CDS encoding type II secretion system F family protein, with the protein MNLFPVLLAGGTVGAGLALLVRELLRPQPALGPALARSAPAALTMPEPELDREEVWGRWLLARLERLPGVRIPATNLALLGQGPGQFMLKKVALAGLGLLCPVIATIPWIVAGVSLPFYVPGAVGLLIAGLLFITPDLAVRDQAKRAREEFAHALSAYLDLVALKRAADAGPTEALEKAAEVGAGWPFLYLQGALRRARLEKIPPYQALTELAAEYDLPVLDDVADIMRGSATDGAAVYKALRARTAALNAELLADQATEANAASEKMTAPGALLAVLVMLLMAFPAVIRMLTI; encoded by the coding sequence GTGAACCTGTTCCCCGTCCTCCTGGCCGGCGGCACGGTCGGTGCAGGCCTCGCGCTGCTGGTGCGGGAACTCCTGCGCCCCCAGCCCGCGTTGGGGCCTGCCCTCGCGCGCAGCGCCCCGGCCGCCTTGACGATGCCGGAGCCGGAGCTGGACCGCGAGGAGGTGTGGGGCCGTTGGCTGCTGGCCCGTCTCGAGCGGCTGCCCGGCGTGCGGATCCCTGCCACCAACTTGGCTCTTCTGGGCCAGGGGCCGGGCCAGTTCATGCTGAAGAAGGTGGCGCTCGCTGGTCTCGGCCTGCTCTGCCCGGTGATCGCGACGATCCCGTGGATCGTCGCGGGCGTCTCCCTGCCGTTCTACGTGCCCGGAGCGGTCGGACTCCTCATCGCGGGGCTGCTGTTCATCACGCCCGATCTCGCAGTACGCGATCAGGCCAAGCGGGCGCGGGAGGAATTCGCGCACGCCCTGTCCGCCTACCTGGACCTGGTCGCGCTCAAGCGAGCCGCCGACGCCGGTCCCACCGAGGCCCTGGAGAAGGCCGCCGAAGTCGGCGCCGGCTGGCCCTTCCTGTACCTGCAGGGCGCGCTGCGCCGGGCCCGGCTGGAGAAGATCCCGCCGTATCAGGCACTCACTGAGCTGGCCGCCGAGTACGACCTGCCCGTCCTGGACGACGTCGCCGACATCATGCGGGGCTCGGCCACCGACGGCGCCGCCGTCTACAAGGCCCTGCGCGCCCGTACCGCCGCTCTCAACGCCGAACTGCTGGCCGACCAGGCCACGGAGGCCAACGCCGCCAGCGAGAAGATGACCGCCCCGGGAGCCCTGCTCGCCGTCCTGGTCATGCTTCTGATGGCCTTCCCTGCGGTCATCCGCATGCTCACCATCTAG
- a CDS encoding ATP/GTP-binding protein, with protein MDTSSPYLTEQADDTAASQVLGLLAGLVNAAGWVITYWYVPVAAAAACWAVSEMVVRRLARKASAERMALELVPSQHFDPGLEEIFRRGVQLARASTSMPWWAPRRSKAVQIRLRADGSSPLRYRIEGPAGGERLLSITPFGPAVTVNRARPLVDKPREHVVRAEFVLRGKPIAPLRDVPLDPDPLQPLIDAVSDLRAELGDLAEIRLDIQRAPKWALRARRLQLMSDARRRERREAQRAARWVRQDAGGIEDSLAWQLQQLVSGKQAGGGRRLVMPPVPRRVEPAEALGKLADDDHLVRVQLLVMCASNTEGRSQARLAQLQAAFDVFGGGSRWAMRGWRVGPWRFGADRWPSRRGFERRWTLGHCQPPRPNWVRLEELTGMLKPPTVHCRLPLLAGDLPTFEFNNPTLLLQGVYRGPDGRRRLVASYAKETLFEVGVGKAGGGKTERALAQAIGWAHAGGGLMFVDPHRDSWPRAVPFLAHDALMDRIALIDLNAHGPAPQVSSWNPLGMHQGQVAHEVVEAATDAFASALGWDDASAPRALTILTASLAVLVAVNEAACQAGRPDDQATVFHVRALLTDSVFRAAALAGVKGRLDEETRAWWQTVLPTLPPDSFAVVLNPIARLAANPVTRAFLGQPAGRYNIRAAMDSKMIVWVCPGGNGPTDRLITALLARDLLRAVRSRRDTPEARRVPFRPYFDELITLTGAAAETIASMFEDFRKYKVHVHGMTQLLARLPIPVRLSLVQNASTLASTAGSQSAIAPITSEWGDSPGPDVVAALDRFEHYMSLTVRGRRVGPVRITGPHLDEVFAEYASPRQAAALERAARATAGAAPLDQLTIRATDQLGRVGAFLAQLAPTTPAAGRLQKKGYE; from the coding sequence GTGGACACCTCATCCCCGTACCTGACCGAGCAGGCGGATGACACGGCGGCCAGTCAGGTCCTCGGTCTGTTGGCCGGCCTGGTCAACGCCGCTGGCTGGGTGATCACCTATTGGTACGTGCCCGTGGCGGCCGCGGCCGCCTGCTGGGCCGTGAGCGAGATGGTGGTGCGCCGTCTGGCGAGGAAGGCCTCGGCCGAGCGGATGGCGCTGGAACTCGTGCCATCGCAGCACTTCGACCCCGGCCTGGAGGAGATCTTCCGCCGCGGGGTTCAGCTCGCCCGAGCTTCAACGAGCATGCCGTGGTGGGCGCCCAGGCGGTCGAAGGCGGTGCAGATCCGGCTGCGCGCCGACGGCTCGAGCCCGTTGCGCTACCGGATCGAAGGCCCTGCCGGCGGTGAACGTCTGCTGTCGATCACCCCGTTCGGTCCCGCCGTCACGGTGAACCGGGCCCGCCCGCTCGTCGACAAGCCGCGTGAGCATGTGGTGCGGGCGGAGTTCGTCCTGCGCGGCAAGCCCATCGCCCCGCTGCGGGACGTCCCGCTGGACCCCGACCCGCTGCAGCCGCTGATCGACGCCGTCTCCGATCTGCGGGCGGAACTGGGGGACCTGGCCGAGATACGGCTCGACATCCAGCGGGCCCCCAAATGGGCGCTGCGGGCCCGGCGTCTGCAGCTGATGTCGGACGCCCGGCGCAGGGAGCGGCGCGAGGCCCAGCGCGCCGCCCGGTGGGTGCGCCAAGACGCAGGCGGCATCGAGGACTCACTGGCCTGGCAGCTGCAGCAGCTGGTCAGCGGCAAGCAGGCCGGGGGCGGGCGCCGTCTGGTCATGCCGCCCGTCCCCCGCCGGGTCGAGCCGGCTGAGGCGCTGGGCAAACTCGCCGACGACGACCACCTTGTCCGCGTGCAGCTGCTGGTGATGTGCGCGTCGAACACCGAAGGCCGCTCCCAGGCCCGGCTCGCCCAGCTCCAGGCCGCCTTCGACGTGTTCGGTGGCGGCTCGCGGTGGGCGATGCGCGGATGGCGGGTCGGCCCGTGGCGGTTCGGGGCGGACCGCTGGCCCAGCCGTCGCGGTTTCGAGCGCCGCTGGACGTTGGGTCACTGCCAGCCGCCCCGTCCGAACTGGGTACGCCTGGAGGAACTGACTGGCATGCTCAAGCCGCCCACGGTGCACTGCCGGCTGCCGCTGCTCGCCGGTGATCTGCCGACCTTCGAGTTCAACAACCCCACGTTGCTGCTGCAGGGCGTCTACCGCGGCCCCGACGGCCGCAGGCGTCTGGTCGCCAGCTATGCGAAGGAGACGCTGTTCGAGGTCGGCGTGGGCAAGGCGGGCGGCGGCAAGACCGAACGCGCCCTCGCGCAGGCCATCGGCTGGGCTCATGCAGGAGGCGGGCTGATGTTCGTCGACCCGCACCGCGACTCCTGGCCCCGCGCTGTGCCGTTCCTCGCCCACGACGCGCTGATGGACCGGATCGCGCTCATCGACCTCAACGCCCACGGGCCTGCGCCTCAGGTGAGTTCGTGGAACCCGCTCGGCATGCACCAGGGCCAGGTGGCACACGAGGTCGTCGAGGCAGCGACGGACGCCTTCGCGTCCGCGCTCGGCTGGGACGACGCCAGCGCACCCCGCGCGCTGACCATCCTCACCGCTTCCCTGGCGGTGCTGGTGGCCGTCAACGAAGCCGCCTGCCAGGCCGGGCGCCCCGACGACCAGGCCACGGTCTTCCACGTGCGGGCACTGCTCACCGACTCGGTTTTCCGCGCTGCGGCGCTCGCTGGGGTTAAGGGGCGCCTGGACGAGGAGACCCGCGCCTGGTGGCAGACGGTGCTCCCGACGCTGCCGCCGGACTCCTTCGCCGTGGTCCTCAACCCAATCGCCCGCCTCGCCGCCAACCCCGTCACTCGCGCATTCCTCGGGCAGCCGGCCGGCCGCTACAACATCCGCGCCGCGATGGACTCGAAGATGATCGTGTGGGTGTGCCCGGGCGGAAACGGGCCCACCGACCGGCTGATCACCGCACTGCTCGCCCGGGACCTGCTGCGCGCGGTGCGCTCCCGCCGGGATACCCCCGAGGCCAGGCGGGTGCCGTTCCGCCCGTACTTCGACGAGCTGATCACCCTGACCGGAGCGGCCGCAGAGACGATCGCCAGCATGTTTGAGGACTTCCGCAAGTACAAAGTCCACGTCCACGGCATGACCCAGTTGCTGGCCCGCCTGCCCATCCCGGTGCGTCTGTCCCTGGTCCAGAACGCCTCCACTCTGGCGTCCACCGCCGGCTCGCAGTCCGCTATCGCTCCGATCACCTCGGAATGGGGCGACAGTCCCGGACCTGACGTCGTCGCCGCCCTGGACCGGTTCGAGCACTACATGTCGCTGACGGTCAGGGGCCGTCGTGTCGGTCCCGTCCGGATCACCGGCCCGCACCTCGACGAGGTCTTCGCGGAGTACGCCAGTCCCCGCCAGGCGGCGGCATTGGAGCGCGCAGCCCGGGCCACGGCCGGCGCCGCGCCCCTGGACCAGCTCACGATTCGCGCCACCGATCAGCTGGGCCGGGTGGGCGCCTTCCTTGCCCAACTCGCCCCCACCACCCCGGCAGCCGGACGGCTGCAGAAGAAGGGTTACGAGTGA
- a CDS encoding CpaF family protein, producing MRGRPLHTDPTVASPPGRPQQVWPRQANGTQAPAGVASSTRVLGAAAPQVTVDYKVARHIAAQVAKQREELLKSTPDMDRASEEQRCLDWINEAVALWSDAQAMAPQEDEALRRGVYDLLFRAGRLQPYLDDDRVEDIIIQGPNEVWLDYGDGERRMVGPIADSEEELLDLLRELARGSGHNERTISTANPTLALSLQDGSRLQAITGLGPMTYAVIRRHRVSHADLDDLVRLGTIDPILREFLGACVRAEKNIMIAGKQKAGKTTLLRAMLKEFDPETRFATIQTEDELFAHANGYHRQVVSLVGRESNGERDVTGRSAGEVTLLDLMHPALRMSLERIVVGEVRGPEVVAMMQALTNGSGGNLCTIHARRPDIIFDRIAELYALAQDNLSEQLAYRQTANGLDFIVYVDMTDETQIGGRRHRYVSHILELTGIGESGRPATNEVFSPGAEFGELRAVPRMDPGCADDLRRVGFDSALLQQPYGAWQAPLPLKVGARR from the coding sequence GTGCGCGGTAGGCCTCTGCACACCGATCCCACGGTGGCTTCGCCGCCCGGCCGCCCCCAGCAGGTGTGGCCGCGCCAGGCGAACGGCACACAGGCACCGGCCGGTGTTGCCTCAAGTACGCGCGTACTCGGCGCCGCGGCTCCTCAGGTCACCGTCGACTACAAGGTCGCCCGGCATATCGCGGCCCAGGTCGCCAAGCAGCGCGAGGAGTTGCTGAAGAGCACGCCGGATATGGACCGGGCGAGCGAAGAGCAGCGCTGCCTGGACTGGATCAACGAGGCGGTCGCCCTGTGGTCGGACGCCCAGGCGATGGCGCCGCAGGAGGACGAAGCACTGCGGCGAGGCGTCTACGACCTGCTGTTCCGTGCCGGAAGGCTCCAGCCGTACCTGGACGATGACCGGGTCGAGGACATCATCATTCAGGGCCCGAACGAGGTGTGGCTCGACTACGGCGACGGCGAACGCCGCATGGTCGGACCGATCGCCGACTCGGAAGAAGAACTCCTGGATCTGCTGCGGGAGTTGGCCCGGGGCTCCGGGCACAACGAGCGCACCATCTCCACCGCGAACCCCACCCTCGCCCTGTCCCTGCAGGACGGTTCCCGCCTTCAGGCCATCACCGGGCTCGGGCCGATGACCTACGCGGTCATCCGCCGGCACCGGGTCTCCCACGCCGACCTGGACGACCTCGTACGGCTGGGCACGATCGACCCGATCCTGCGGGAGTTCCTCGGCGCGTGTGTCCGCGCGGAGAAGAACATCATGATCGCGGGGAAGCAGAAGGCGGGGAAGACAACGCTGCTTCGGGCGATGCTCAAGGAGTTCGACCCCGAGACACGGTTTGCCACCATCCAGACCGAGGACGAGCTTTTCGCCCACGCCAACGGCTACCACCGCCAGGTCGTCTCCCTGGTCGGGCGCGAGTCGAACGGGGAGAGGGACGTCACCGGCCGCAGCGCCGGCGAGGTCACGCTCTTGGACCTGATGCACCCGGCGCTGCGCATGTCGCTGGAGCGGATCGTGGTCGGTGAGGTCCGCGGGCCCGAAGTCGTCGCCATGATGCAGGCGCTGACGAACGGCTCGGGCGGCAACCTGTGCACCATCCACGCCCGCCGCCCGGACATCATCTTCGACAGGATCGCCGAACTGTACGCGCTCGCCCAGGACAACCTGTCCGAGCAGCTCGCCTACCGGCAGACCGCGAACGGCCTGGACTTCATCGTGTACGTCGACATGACGGACGAGACGCAGATCGGCGGCCGCCGCCACCGCTACGTCTCTCACATCCTGGAGCTGACCGGGATCGGCGAGTCCGGCCGCCCCGCCACCAACGAAGTCTTCTCCCCCGGGGCGGAGTTCGGCGAGCTGCGGGCGGTCCCGCGGATGGATCCGGGCTGCGCCGACGACCTGCGCCGGGTCGGGTTCGACTCCGCCCTGCTGCAACAGCCCTACGGGGCCTGGCAGGCCCCGCTGCCGCTGAAGGTGGGGGCGCGCCGATGA
- a CDS encoding TadE family protein translates to MSRPERLKDWWRGRRWRDDRGDTSIQMAIVFPFVLLATVAVIQASMWYYARQIALTAAREGATAARAYQSSPADGAAQARSVLERTAGDSLRGYSVVASSNGQRVRVEVTGTAMSMIPGISGLQVTQSASGAVERWTVPGR, encoded by the coding sequence ATGTCCCGTCCGGAGCGGCTGAAGGACTGGTGGCGCGGGCGACGATGGCGCGACGACCGCGGTGACACGTCCATACAGATGGCGATCGTCTTCCCCTTCGTGCTGCTCGCCACGGTCGCCGTCATCCAGGCCTCCATGTGGTACTACGCGAGGCAGATCGCCCTGACCGCTGCCCGCGAAGGAGCCACCGCAGCCCGCGCCTACCAGTCGAGCCCGGCCGATGGCGCGGCCCAGGCGCGGAGCGTGCTGGAGCGCACCGCGGGTGACAGCCTGCGCGGCTACAGCGTCGTGGCCAGCAGCAACGGGCAGCGTGTGCGGGTAGAGGTCACCGGAACGGCAATGTCGATGATCCCGGGCATCTCCGGCCTGCAGGTCACCCAGTCGGCGTCCGGGGCCGTGGAACGCTGGACGGTCCCGGGAAGGTGA
- a CDS encoding ATP/GTP-binding protein, with product MGDEVDGHEVDRSRADLLARRLTVLTGALVLASAGIAHAGDDPDVDAGKCQVVKFCVGVGVDDETGGSGGQAGGPQGSSETSESKLKCKYTKIDPKPPAEHPAWKGQDPAKYDMYFRGCSDGGLDNPDGFIVVPEGQPPVPQVDPQELAQSAVDSMTLLGPDIASPKAAGKYTVGVPMWMWVNQSATTYGPNTATASAGGITVTATAKVSKIVWQMGDGASVTCNGPGTPYQASEGMAQSPTCGHVYSKTSAGAKNGKFPVTATSTWTIDWQGGGQAGQLTEIRQTNGQVAIGELQVVR from the coding sequence GTGGGGGACGAAGTGGATGGTCACGAAGTTGACCGCTCAAGAGCAGACCTGTTAGCCCGGCGTCTCACCGTACTCACCGGTGCCCTCGTCCTGGCCTCGGCCGGCATCGCGCACGCAGGTGACGATCCCGACGTCGATGCCGGCAAGTGCCAGGTCGTCAAGTTCTGTGTCGGCGTCGGCGTCGACGACGAGACCGGCGGCAGCGGCGGGCAGGCGGGCGGCCCGCAGGGCAGCAGTGAAACCAGCGAGAGCAAGCTGAAGTGCAAGTACACGAAGATTGACCCGAAGCCGCCAGCCGAGCACCCGGCTTGGAAGGGCCAGGACCCGGCCAAGTACGACATGTACTTCAGAGGTTGCTCAGATGGCGGTCTGGACAACCCGGACGGCTTCATCGTCGTGCCAGAGGGCCAGCCTCCCGTTCCGCAGGTGGACCCCCAGGAGTTGGCACAGAGCGCGGTCGACTCGATGACGCTGCTCGGCCCGGACATCGCCAGCCCCAAGGCGGCCGGGAAGTACACCGTCGGTGTCCCCATGTGGATGTGGGTCAACCAGAGCGCCACGACCTACGGACCGAACACCGCAACGGCGTCGGCGGGCGGGATAACGGTCACCGCAACGGCGAAGGTGTCGAAGATTGTTTGGCAGATGGGTGACGGCGCCAGCGTGACGTGCAACGGCCCTGGTACGCCCTACCAGGCCTCCGAGGGCATGGCGCAGTCGCCGACCTGCGGACACGTGTATTCCAAGACCTCAGCCGGTGCCAAGAACGGCAAGTTCCCGGTCACCGCGACGTCGACGTGGACGATCGACTGGCAGGGCGGCGGGCAGGCTGGCCAGCTCACCGAGATCCGGCAAACCAACGGGCAGGTGGCGATCGGCGAGCTGCAAGTCGTCAGGTAA
- a CDS encoding SAF domain-containing protein, with translation MAGPVAPPRVSARRRRPGVIALSLALIAAGGAGVAVLLLQVGNRTEVVTVVRDVQVGQVLTEDDLGKASLALDPAVKAVRSDDLDSVVGKRAAVELKPGSLLALSQVTKDSLVKAGEQLVPIGLEPKQIPATALVPGQKVQLVHVPAQGATDTGKTSDAVAQTIDGRVVKASTAAPGTGVVVVDVATSATDGPTAAVWVASGTLRLVLAAPDGS, from the coding sequence ATGGCCGGACCGGTGGCTCCGCCTCGGGTGTCGGCTCGCAGGCGGCGTCCCGGTGTCATTGCCCTGTCCCTGGCGCTGATCGCCGCCGGAGGGGCTGGTGTTGCCGTCCTGCTGCTGCAGGTTGGCAACCGCACCGAGGTGGTGACCGTCGTCCGGGACGTCCAGGTCGGCCAGGTCCTCACGGAGGACGACCTGGGCAAGGCCTCCCTCGCCTTGGACCCGGCCGTCAAGGCGGTGCGCAGCGATGACCTGGACTCGGTGGTGGGCAAGCGGGCCGCGGTGGAGCTCAAGCCCGGTTCCCTTCTCGCCCTGTCGCAGGTGACGAAGGACTCGCTGGTGAAAGCCGGCGAGCAGTTGGTGCCGATCGGGCTCGAGCCCAAGCAGATTCCGGCCACCGCGCTGGTGCCGGGCCAGAAGGTGCAGCTGGTCCATGTTCCGGCCCAGGGTGCGACGGACACCGGCAAGACATCGGACGCCGTCGCGCAGACCATCGACGGACGGGTCGTGAAGGCGTCCACCGCTGCTCCCGGCACCGGCGTCGTGGTTGTCGACGTTGCCACATCCGCTACGGACGGCCCCACAGCGGCCGTGTGGGTGGCGTCCGGCACGCTGCGCCTGGTCCTCGCTGCCCCGGACGGCAGCTGA
- a CDS encoding TadE/TadG family type IV pilus assembly protein, whose protein sequence is MARWARRLRSDDGSAAIEAAIILPSLIMFLCLAIAGGRLVTSGAKIDSAAEDAAREASIHRTAASAQGAAQAAAANALNDQGITCASASVRIDTGGLSVPVGQVGTVTATVTCTVNLSDLLLPGAPGARTLTSTATSVVDQYRQRSD, encoded by the coding sequence ATGGCCCGATGGGCTCGCAGGCTTCGCAGCGATGACGGCAGTGCCGCGATTGAGGCCGCCATCATCCTCCCGTCTTTGATCATGTTCTTGTGTCTGGCGATCGCTGGCGGACGCCTCGTCACCTCCGGAGCGAAGATCGACTCTGCGGCTGAGGACGCGGCCAGGGAAGCCTCCATTCACCGCACCGCCGCCTCCGCCCAGGGCGCCGCGCAGGCGGCGGCCGCCAACGCCCTGAACGACCAGGGCATCACGTGCGCGTCGGCTTCCGTCAGGATCGACACCGGTGGCCTGAGCGTGCCGGTGGGCCAGGTCGGCACGGTCACCGCAACCGTGACCTGCACCGTCAACCTCTCCGACCTCTTGCTGCCGGGCGCTCCCGGGGCGCGGACGCTCACGTCAACGGCGACCTCGGTGGTGGACCAGTACCGGCAGCGGAGCGACTGA
- a CDS encoding type II secretion system F family protein → MTLLWGLLSGMAVVGGLIGVVAGFVGTTAPRRAPLWQRWRSLGAGKDQSEDVRLRRRTLAVVAVAVFAGVWLVSGNFVGGALLGAAVIGVPWLITPAQTAQERIGQLEALSEWTQRLAGLLRLGMGLEQAMMTSRKGAPDELAPQIINLSDRLRLGWRPEGALRAFADELDDVTADKVLAALILSAGDRGPGLAQALEDLAGTVRDEVARKRAIEADRAKPRTTVRWMTIITVGVVVAGFFVPSYTKPYSTLLGQLVLAFLTAGFIGVLALMRQLGSFRRIPRFLITDPSSTVRLPAPSTEPDVVPVAGREPEGAGS, encoded by the coding sequence ATGACCCTGTTATGGGGACTGCTCAGCGGCATGGCCGTCGTCGGCGGGCTGATCGGTGTCGTGGCCGGGTTCGTGGGAACGACGGCGCCGCGCCGAGCTCCGTTGTGGCAGCGGTGGCGCTCACTGGGCGCCGGGAAGGACCAGAGTGAGGACGTCCGGCTCCGCCGGCGGACCCTCGCGGTCGTGGCGGTCGCCGTCTTCGCGGGCGTGTGGCTGGTTTCGGGGAACTTCGTGGGCGGCGCCCTGCTGGGTGCGGCCGTCATCGGCGTACCCTGGCTGATCACCCCAGCACAGACTGCACAGGAGCGCATCGGCCAGCTGGAGGCCTTGAGCGAGTGGACCCAGCGGCTGGCCGGCCTGCTGCGACTGGGCATGGGCCTGGAACAGGCGATGATGACCAGCCGTAAGGGCGCGCCCGACGAGCTTGCCCCGCAGATCATCAACCTGTCCGACCGGCTGCGCCTGGGGTGGCGGCCAGAGGGAGCGCTCCGCGCATTCGCCGATGAACTGGACGATGTCACCGCGGACAAGGTGCTCGCCGCGCTCATCTTGTCGGCGGGCGACCGCGGCCCGGGCCTGGCGCAGGCGTTGGAGGACCTGGCCGGAACGGTGCGCGACGAGGTCGCCCGTAAGCGCGCCATCGAGGCCGACCGGGCGAAACCGCGGACCACGGTGCGGTGGATGACCATCATCACCGTGGGCGTGGTGGTGGCCGGGTTCTTCGTGCCCAGCTACACCAAGCCGTACTCGACGCTGCTGGGACAATTGGTGCTCGCCTTCCTGACGGCGGGGTTCATCGGGGTGCTCGCCCTGATGCGGCAGCTGGGCTCCTTCCGCCGCATCCCCCGATTCTTGATCACCGATCCGTCCAGCACGGTCCGGCTGCCTGCTCCATCGACGGAGCCCGACGTCGTACCGGTCGCCGGCCGTGAGCCGGAAGGAGCCGGCTCGTGA
- a CDS encoding TadE/TadG family type IV pilus assembly protein → MRQSHPQWDDRGGVTVFVAVCVMALIGIIGVAVDGGSKMRAVERADYIAGEAARAGGQAIDPAEAISGNAIVVDPQNAQAAAQAYLRSVGATGTVSVSGDGKTLTVNITSTYDTKFLSVVGIGSLSVTGQGKATLLHGITAPEGN, encoded by the coding sequence ATGAGGCAGAGCCATCCACAGTGGGATGACCGCGGAGGCGTCACCGTGTTCGTCGCCGTATGCGTCATGGCACTGATCGGCATCATCGGCGTCGCCGTCGACGGCGGCAGCAAAATGCGCGCGGTCGAACGAGCCGACTACATCGCCGGCGAGGCAGCCCGGGCCGGCGGACAGGCCATCGACCCCGCTGAGGCCATCAGCGGCAATGCGATCGTCGTGGATCCGCAGAACGCGCAGGCCGCCGCTCAGGCGTACCTGCGCTCCGTCGGCGCCACCGGCACGGTCAGCGTGTCCGGCGACGGCAAGACCCTCACCGTGAACATCACCAGCACCTACGACACGAAGTTCCTGTCGGTGGTCGGGATCGGCTCGCTGTCGGTGACCGGCCAGGGCAAGGCCACCCTCCTGCATGGCATCACCGCTCCCGAAGGAAACTGA